A stretch of DNA from Methanobacterium sp. Maddingley MBC34:
AAAGGCTCATGAAGATGAATTTCGGATTTTTAATTATTTTCCTATTTAGGATGGTTTTTCTTTTCAGGATGATGTAGACTAATATTAAAAGCCCACCTATAAATCCCATCCCTATCATCAGCCATGAGGCCAGCATTCCATCTATTAGTAAATGATTTGATAATGGAGCTCCGAATAACACTGAACTGGTTTTGAAAGAGGCTGAAAAATGCCCCCCAGCGCTAAGATAACTTTCAAGACCTCCTGCCAGGATAATGCTGGGCACAAGCCATATAAGGATGGATGCAACCAGAACCCCAAAGGCAGTGATCATCCTTTTAATCATCCGTTTGTAATTACGTTCAGGGTAAAACAGGCAAAAAAACCATAATGGCGACATAAAAAGGATTAGATCCTGACGGAATCCACCGGCCAAGCCCAGAACAAGTGAAGAAATGTAGAAAAATATAGTTCTACCTTTAAATGCCTGATACGATGTGTAGGCTATTAAAATAGCTAAAAATGCTTCACTGGGATATATAGTTGCGATTTCTCCGTAAAACCAGAATATGGGGCTGAATATGAGCAAAATTCCTCCGGTTATGGCAATTTTCCTTGAAAATAACTGTTTACCTATGAAATACACTAAAATAACGGTCAGAGCACTGAACAGTATACTTATGAATACCAGGGTGGTGTTGGCATCGTGGAAGATCTGATTTAAGACTTTTCCCAGTCCAACGAAGAGAATGTACCCTGGTGGTTGTGGTTGATGTAGGAGTATATCATATTTATCCAGTGCAAGGGCGAAATTTACAGAGTCCCATTCGTAAAGGAATTTGCTAGTGAATGGTAGGCGAGTAATAATTATTAAAAGGACTAATAACAGTGATATGGCAATATCACCCCTGAATTTGTCCTTAGAAATTAAAGATTTTATCTGTTCTTTCATGTAAACTCCCATAAAAGCATTCTTATGACATTGAATTCTTTCCATTAACCAATTCACAGCCATTAATAATAATCTTGAATAGTACAATTTTTTATAGTGGGATTTTTTTTATCCATTCAATCAGTTAAACTGTTTTATCCTCTAAATTCTATCAATGAATTATCTTATACATTTATAATTTCATTAATATCTATTTCATCTACCAACTAGAGGTTCGCCAGGTTTTAACCATTTTGGTCAGTACCAGGTTTACTATGGAAGTTTTTTCTCCAAAAACATTTAGATCTCCCTTTATAAGAACATCTCTAATATTATCTTTTCTGGTGATAATGCCTGCTTTCCCAACCTCACTGGCGAAATGTGCATCACTACCTGCAGCAACACTTAAACCATTTTCCCTAGCAAATTGGGTGGCTTTATCATTGTATTTCTGACGTAAACAACGGGAGTTGAAGGCCTCTAAACAATCTATTAATTTAATATCTTCTTTTTTAGGATAAATACCAGTTTTCCTCACATCATCAAAGGGATGGGGGAGAATAACTATTCCATCCTGTTCTTTGATCTCTTCAACCACTTCATGGAACGTGCGAGATCTAATTTGGCTGGACAGGAATAGGCCGATAACTTCCCCTCTTTCTGTACTTATTTCTGATCCACATATAATCTTGAAATTTTGATTTTCGTATTTTTTTGCCTTTAAATATCCCTTAATGGTGTTATGGTCGGTTATGGCAATTCCAGACAGGCCTCTTTTTTTAGCAGCCTTAACTATCTTTTCAGGCTCTAAAACTCCGTCAGAAGAGTATTTTGTATGGGTGTGGAGGTCGTATTTCATTTTTATTCAAATTCATCTGTAGTTTAAGTATATATAAATACACATATTTTGTGTTGTTATCTTGTTTTGTTTATAGATAAAATGAATTTAGAAACAGAAACTGATAAAAAAAATTTGCATTAATGATTAAAAAGGAGAAATAGAATGAAAATAGGGGGTTATTACATTATTCCCATATTTTTATTGGTTTTCTCAATGGATTTAGTGGGATCTTCTTCCATTTCCAGCATAGCTCGAATACAGTCCACGTTTTCAGGTACCACATCTGATTCCTGATGTATGGCCTGCATGTAGAATAGTTCGCCGTCTTTAATATTCAGGGATTCCTTCCAAACGGCTATTTCATTGAGATCGCTTCTAGGTCTGCCTAAATCTCGTGCACATTCCATTATCTCCGCTGTGGAACCTAATCCTTTACCTGCTTCCACCAGTAAAACTCGGGGAGTTGCTTCCAGGGTGTCTATGACATCATCCAGTGATGGTGTGTTTTCCAGTTCCACCATAAGGTTGTGCTGGTGCATGAGAGTGGTTGGTACCAACAGGGCCATGGTGGTGATGTCCAAGTCGTACATTACAGTCTGCACGTCAGGGCCGTGGTGGCTGGGTACAGTGGGTGGGTTGGGGACAATGGCGTTTATGGGGCCTGATTTTACCTGTCCAGGGTCTGCTCCACGGCGTACCATAACTGCTCTAACCTTTTTAATACCACAAAGATCATCAATTGGTTTTAGTGTTCGACAGAGTCCAGTGGTATTGCAACTGACCACTCTTACGTAATCTCTGCCCCAGTTGTCCTGGTAGTTGGCAAATGAGTTGAAAGATTTCCCGATTTGTTCGTGTTTTTCCCCACCCTGGAATATTCCTTTAACTCCTTTTTCAGCATAGACCTCTTTATTTTTAGCACCGATTCCTCCGGGTGTGCAGTCTACCATAACATCCACTTTATCGTAGAGATCATCAATGGTGCCAGTAACTTTTATTCCTGCATCTGTGAATAAGTCTTCTCTATCTGGTGCGCTAATATAGAGTGGGAATCCCTTCTCTACTGCCATTTGGGCTTCAAAATTAGGGGTTCTCTTGGTTACTCCCACGATCTGCATGTCGTCCTGGCAGGCGACTGCATCTGCTACTCTTTTTCCAATAGTACCGTATCCGTTTATCCCTACGTTTTTCATAATAAAATCCCCGTTATAGTATCATATTAAACTTATCTTTCTTTTTTAGAATATAATAAATTTTATGATTTAATCTTTGAAAAAATAAGCAAAATTGAAATTATTTATTTTCAAGTGGTAAATTACCGGTTTGATTGTGAATTATTTTTTTAAATTAATTAACTCACCTTAAATAAAAAAAATTAAATATTTGAAAAATGGAAAAAAATTAGTTTCAGCCTTTTTTTTTATTAAAGGCTGTTTATTTTGGGGAGTTTATTCCATTGACTCAAGTTTTTCAGGTAAGTACGTGTCAACAACATACTCCAACCCATACTTAGAGAAAGACTGCTGTTCTGCTTTTTTCCCGATCTTGATCATCTTCTTGATCTCCATCTGCCATGCCTCGTCCTTGTAACGAGGGTCCTTTGAGAGTTCTTTAAGCCTTAAAACATCAATGTCTTTAAGGGGGTCAGTGGGGAGGTCGTAGTTAATGATATCTGATGCGGTAACACCCAGGAATTTGGCATCAGGTGTTGCCAGCTGGTGGTTCACGTGGGCCAGTTTGGCACTTCCACTGATGATAACCATGGCAATGTGAAATCCCCATGGGTCTCCGTCGTTACAAATGTAAACCGGAAGGTTAAGTTCTTCATTAACTCTTTTAAGGAATCGGCGAGTTGCACGGGCCGCTTGACCCTTTAAACCAACGATTAGGGTGTCAAATTTTTTGTAGGCATTTTCCTGGACCAGCCGGTGGAACATCCCCATGGTTTCCACGGCAATAACCCTTTTTACATCATGATCCAAGAATTTTATATCATCAATGGTAGGGGATATGGTGTAACCTGATTTACCAGCTCTTAGTGCATTGATTTCCACGTCATCATCCTGGAGGGTGATATTTCCATATACTGAAGCTCCGTCTTCTTCTGGCATCAGACCCAGATCTTCACGGGTCATTCCCAGGGTTACTTCCAGGTCCTCACCTACGATGTTGGATTCCTGCTGGTCTCCGAAATCAACATCCCATCCTTCGGAAACGTAGTACATCTCCCTTAAAGTGGCAGTTTTTCCTCGGCGAACCAGATCCTTACAGAAATTGGCGACGTAAACCATTTGGCCTATTTTAGTGATTTGTTTAACGTTACCCAGGGATCTTTTCCCGTAACGGTCTCCTAAGACGTAGTAACGTTTTTCAGTATCATAGACTATGTTTGATGTTCCTCTGGAGGGAACTTTAATTGCTGGGACATTGTTCTGGTGAACATCTTCCAGTATTATGTCTCCCAGGCTTTTAAGTTTGTTAACGGCAATATCTTTCTTATTCATCTTGAACCACGCCTTCGTATTTGGATCTGCGTGTAACTTTAGCTAATACTTCATCATATTCAGGAACATCTTTTTCGGCAAGTACTGCTGCTTCACGTATTATAACTGGAACCAGGTTTTCAAAGATCTTTGAACGCATTTCTTCTTCTTTAGCAGCTTTTTTAGCACGTATGTACTTTTGCATGTTCCTGGCAATTTTCATGGTGGCCTGACGCACTTCATGGAGAATTTCTGGTTCAGGAGCCACACTCTGCTTACCTGTGGATAGGTAAGGTACATTGGTGGATACAATATTCACAAAAACAGTTATAGGGGCATTATCCAGGTCTCTTATACCGTAACGTTTCCAGTCAACACTTTTAAGTGCTTCAGTAATTGCACAGCTTCCCTGATCAAAGGCCAATGGTACCCGGTTAGCAAAACGCATGATCTCTGCTTTTCTTTGATCACCAACCATTCTTCCAGAATCTCCACCATAGGAAATACCTGCTTCAATGATGAAAGAAACTCCTCCACGGAATGTTTTTGGTTTTCTGGTAGTGGTGGCCACGAATTCAGGATTCAAAATTTCCCTTATACCTTTCTCTATTTGTTCCTTACCAATGGGTATGAGTCCTGAGGTAGGTGGTGCCATGAAATCCATCTTAGCGAAAGTTTCCACGATCTGTTCAGCTTCCTCCCATTTCATGTCCTTGGGACGTTTGTTAAGATCAATACCAGTGATCCCCTGAATCTCGTTCACCCTTTTAGTGGACATCCTGGACAAATTACTGGTTAAAAGACTTCTGAAACGGCGTTTATCTGTGTGTTTGGCCATGAATATCAGGTCATCGGCAGTAACTCCTTTAGGGTGGGGTAGCACTTCTTTGGGTAGTGGGGGTATGATATCTGCGGCTCTTTTGAAGATGTATTTATGTCCAGTGGGATCTCGGAAGGTGATTTTGGTATGGGGGTTGGCGATCATGGTCCGGCGGATGTACTCGTAGGCTCCCTGTTCTGAGAGGGAATAGGAGACATCCTTAAATGGCAGTTCAATGGAAACCCCTGTGGATTGGACTTCTACTTCTTTTCGTTCTAAGACCAGTCCTTTGTTGGTTTTCACATCCATCTTAAAGGTCATCTCAACTCCTTTAAGCTGGTCGCCCTCCTGGTAGCCAGATACAACTTTAGCTGGTTTTCCAGTGGTCATCTGTGATAATAAGACACAACCACTGCATCCCAATCCCTGTTGACCCCTGGACTGGATATTCCTGAATTTGGAACCTGCGAACATGGTACAGTATACCTTGGTAATGAATGGTTCTGGTATTCCAGGTCCACTATCGGTGTGTCTAAGTATGTAATGATCTTTATCCAAACGTTTGAGGTCTATTTTTATCTCCGGAAGTATTCCTGCTTCTTCTGAAGCATCCAGACTGTTGGTGATCAGTTCGTGGAATACCATGGTCAGAGACCTGATTTTACCGGAAAAACCCAGCATTTGCTTATTTCTTCTGAAAAATTCTGATGCGGTGAGTTCTTTAAATTCCTCAAATAGTTCAGCTGCTTCTCGCTCCAAACTATGCCTCCTTTAACTGATTTAATAATCCATACATTTAATGGATTTTTATTTATTCTTCAATTAGTTTTAATTTAATTATTAATCAATCCTAATTTAATTCGTTTTGGTTTTCAATTAAATTAAGTGATATATTAATCTTTGAGTATATAGGATGGTCCCATCTTTATTTCTCTTAGTTTCATTTCCTGTTTTTTACGTTCCAGGAATGAATAAACTGTTTTGTGCCTAGCACCATCCAGGATCATCTCCACAGCCTCCTTGGCAATTTGCAGATGTTCCATTTCTCCAATGATGGACACAGTTTTACCATAAATGGACACATAAGTACCAGTCATTTCCGTGATGATATCTCTAGTTTTACCATCTTTGCCGATAATACGTCCTTTCTGTCTTAAAACAGCCTTTTTGGATTTTCCAACATAATCGGGTAGGTTGATGATCTCCAGCATCACATCATCATCAATTAGTTTAAGGGCTATCTCTGGGTTAAAACCTCTACCTATGGCTTTAACCATGTAACGAGCTTTCCAAACTGCTAAAGGATCTTCAGCATCCTCTTGGGGGGATATAGCTATACTTCCAGCTTCACTGTCTACATCAATGCTTGTTTCGGTGGTTTTTTCAATGATCTCTTTGGTTTTTCCGTGTGGTCCGATGAGTACTCCCACTCTTTCCTTGGGGATCTTCAGATATTCTGTGTTGGGCAAATTTTCACCTCTGGTTCTAAATAATTATTACGTTATCCTTTAAGATATACTTTTCTATCCTCATAAATCCATAATCTTTCTTTTAATCTCATCATGGGATATTTCAATACCCATTTTTTTAAAATCTTTACTCAAATTCTCTATATCTCGGTTTAGAAGCTCCTCTGATAGGGGATGATCAACCACTAAACCCTGTGACAAGTCAATTATAACCGGCTCATCCTCCTGCATAAGAATGTTAAAACCAGAAAGGTCCCCATGAACTAGTTCTGCATCATTATAAAGCTTTTTAACATAATCTATTATTTTGTCAGAGACGTATTTTGGGTTGGAAATTTTTGACTGCCTCATAAGACGAGCAGGGCTTCCATCATCATCTCCAATGAATTCCATGACCAGTACGTTATTTTTAGCTATAATTGGTTTTGGTACTCGCACCCCTGCTTCACATGCTCGGTTAAGGTTTTTAAATTCTTTTAAAACCCAGTTATTTATCAGTTGACGTTTGCTATTACTCCTAACATTGAAACGCGGGTCTCCCTGTATGTAATATTGCATTTTCTTAAAATCAGAGGTGGTAACCCGATATATCTTAACTGCAACAATTTTACCATCCTCATCTGCTCCTTTGAAGACATTAGCCTCTTTTCCAGTGCTTATAGCTCCATTTAAAAGGTGAATATAACCTTGATTAGCAAGTTTGTACAGAGTTTTAAGGGTAATCCTATCAAAGACTTCACTACCCACCCTTCTATCTTCCACGCTTTTAAGACGCTTAACTTCCCGCATCTTCTGCAGGCTAATATCTGATTTGGTTACTTGGGATTCCATATGATGCACATCACTTGTTTTTCGTGGAAAATGGGCAGAAATATTCAATACCCATTAAAATTAGCTTTAATTAAGTAAGGAGCTTCAATTTAAGTAAGGAATAAAATGTGAGAAATATGATCATAACTTAAAAATTAAGCCAGAAATCTATTTCACCAGTGTATCCCCAAAATATGATATATTTATTTAAATTGGAAGTTTTTTGATGGAAAAATGAGGATGCGCTCATTACCGGGTAATGAACATATTTTTTATAGTTTGAGGAATCCGCGACGTTCCAGGTAGTTGGATTCAGTTCTGGTATATCTCCAGATAACATCTGCTTTTTCATCACTCTGGAAGGCCCACGGCTTGATTAAAACAACATCACCTTCTCTAATCCAGATTCTTTTCTTCATCTTTCCAGGAATACGGCAAAGCCTTATTTTACCATCGGCACATCGCACCTTAAGTTTACCATGGCCCATGATCTGTTCCACTACTCCTGGTATTTCTCCCCTCCGGGGGGACCTGACCCTTCTTACTCCCTGTGTTTGCTGACCTCGACTATTTCCTCTGCTCAAATACTCTCCTCCTTTTATTAAAATGATGATATAGATAAAAGATCAACAGATAATCAGTTATTAAGTAACTATAACATGTATCTCTATTTTTTTTATTGGATATCATGAACTAACTTATCACCGATAAAATTACCATTTGATCATTTAACTTTAACCTTCTTTTTTATATTAGTGTTTTGATGTATATAAAAAAGCGCATTTATGCTTTTTTAAAATGAATGTGAAATGAAATATAATGAAATTAATTCAATAAGAAAATATGAACCATTAACTACTTTAAATTAGTAAAAATTTAATTAAAAGTTACTTTTAAAAAACATTGACAACTTATATAAAGCTATATATTAAATATCAAAAAAAATATTATTGATCATGTATTCTGATATCATGTATTCTAAATCATTGGAGAATAATATTTTTAATTAGATTATAGACTAAAAGAATATTAACTGAAAGAATATTAGCTGCCCAATTCGGTTTGAGAAATGAAATATATGGGCTGGATTATTTAAGTCAGCTTACACTAAGTTAGATATATTTGAGTTTTCTTAGTAAAATCTTTCAATACGTATAATGTTAATAAAATAAAGAGTTGAGAAAATGGCAAAAGTGAAAGGAACTAAAAAAAGAACCAGAGCAAAACATGCAAAACCCGGAAGTAAAAGAGGAAGAGGAGTTAAACACTAATTTGTGGATTATAGGTCCGTTAGAGTAATTTCAGTTAAACTTGCACACATTGCACGGTTTTTGAAGGCAAATTAGTTTAATTACTCTAAATTTCCTTTATATTACAAAATCCATCATTATTTTTACTTATTCTCATTTTAAAGACTCAAATTCATAATTTATAGAATAAATATTTATCAAAAACTAGATCTGCCCTAAAAACGTGTCTAGATTGGAAGGGGGGTCTCCACTTATTTTTTAATTTTTTAAAGATTTTTCAATTCATTACTTTTTTTCAATTCATTGACAATGAAAGGGAATTCAACTCAAAACCAAAACTAATTAATGAATGGAATAATGGTTTGTTATATAAGAAAAATATAAAAATATAACATCCAAATAACTAGTTTCAAACCTATTTAGGAGGTTTATCATGGGTAAAGAATTCTTAAATCTAATGGATCCAGATGATGTGAAAAAAATCATAGACTCACTGAACATAGAACGGAAGATTGAAAAGGTTAATCTTGGTGATGCTTATCAGCGCGTTCTGGCAGAAGATGTTTATGCCGCAATTGATCTACCGCCCTTTGACCGGGCATCCATGGATGGATATGCTGTACGCGCCCAGGATACTTTTGGGGCTTTAGAGGACAACCCAATCACATTAAATCTTATTGAGAAAATCAGAGCCGGAGATGTGCCTTCTCAAAAGGTAGAAAAAGGAACCTGCAGTGAAGTGGGTACAGGTGCACCCATGCCAGAAGGTTCCGATGCAGTGGTCATGGTTGAAGTCACTGATATCAAAGAAAACAAGGTCCAGCTACTGGAGGCAGTTACTCCTGGAACCAACAGAGCACTCAGAGGATCCGACATTGAAAAGGGAAATTTCCTCTTATCACAAGGCACTCTTTTAACTGCTGATAAAATAGGGGCTTTAAGTGCAATTGGTCTGGAAAAAATTACAGTTTTTGCCAAACCAACAGTGGCAGTTATTTCCACGGGTAATGAGCTGATAAAACCAGATGAAGAGCTTCAACACGGAAAATTATATGACATTAATTCACAGTCCATAGCAAACGCAGTTAAATCATGTGGATGCATACCTTTAGCTTCCACCATAGCTAAAGATGATTATAGTTCCATAAAAAACAAAATAGATCAGTATAAACATGCTGATGTTATAATCACTTCGGGAGGAACATCAGCTGGTGCAGGGGATGTTCTGCGCCAGGTGGTGGATGATATGGGGGAAGTTTTGGTCCATGGAATTTCAGTGAAACCCGGTAAACCCACCTTAATCGGTACTTTACCTGATGGGGATGTTGATATTATTTTATTTGGACTTCCAGGGTATCCAGTATCAGCTTTGATGATTTTCCTTGGATTCGTAGCTCCTTTTTTAAGAGGGGTTGCCGGTGTTAAGAAATTCATGGAGAAAAAAGATGGTTCTTTACTTAAATTATCCCGAAGATATCATTCTGCCAGGGGAAGAAGCCACTTTGTACTGGTAAAAATAGAGGGGGGTATTGCCCATCCCATATTAAAGGATTCAGGAGCAATAACTGCTCTTGCTGAGGCAGATGGTTACTTTGAAGTTCCCAAGAATGTGGAGATCATTGAAAAAGATGAAGAAATAAAAGTAATACCTTTATCTGGGCTTTAAATTCTTATTAGGTCGATATTGAATTTATTAAATCAATATTAATCCTTAAAAAGATCAATAAACATCGAAAAGATCCCCTAAAACTACTTTCTTATTGGTTTCCACCAGATCAGGGATTTTTCCCAATGTACCTGCTGATTCTCCAACCACTACCAGAACACCCCGCAAGTGTTCCCTAAATTCCTCGGCTTTCCCCAAGCAATTTTCTACAAGCTCAACTTCCATATTCCCCCTTGCATGGTTGGCAATGGATGTGGCCAGTGCATCAGCTACACTGGCAGAAGAAGCAAAAACGGTAACTGAGTCTGCCATGCCAAAACTAATGGAGTGCCCCACAGTCCCTGAAGATGTGCAGATTCCCATGGGAGTCTTGTGGGACTTGATCTTAAAACCTATCCTTCCAGATAAAGATGATTCACCTGCATACAAA
This window harbors:
- a CDS encoding DNA topoisomerase VI, B subunit (PFAM: Topoisomerase VI B subunit, transducer; Histidine kinase-, DNA gyrase B-, and HSP90-like ATPase~TIGRFAM: DNA topoisomerase VI, B subunit) — its product is MEREAAELFEEFKELTASEFFRRNKQMLGFSGKIRSLTMVFHELITNSLDASEEAGILPEIKIDLKRLDKDHYILRHTDSGPGIPEPFITKVYCTMFAGSKFRNIQSRGQQGLGCSGCVLLSQMTTGKPAKVVSGYQEGDQLKGVEMTFKMDVKTNKGLVLERKEVEVQSTGVSIELPFKDVSYSLSEQGAYEYIRRTMIANPHTKITFRDPTGHKYIFKRAADIIPPLPKEVLPHPKGVTADDLIFMAKHTDKRRFRSLLTSNLSRMSTKRVNEIQGITGIDLNKRPKDMKWEEAEQIVETFAKMDFMAPPTSGLIPIGKEQIEKGIREILNPEFVATTTRKPKTFRGGVSFIIEAGISYGGDSGRMVGDQRKAEIMRFANRVPLAFDQGSCAITEALKSVDWKRYGIRDLDNAPITVFVNIVSTNVPYLSTGKQSVAPEPEILHEVRQATMKIARNMQKYIRAKKAAKEEEMRSKIFENLVPVIIREAAVLAEKDVPEYDEVLAKVTRRSKYEGVVQDE
- a CDS encoding hypothetical protein (PFAM: ApbE family), whose protein sequence is MIKKRIQIKETNILLRTDIEPTYLFSFIIKCREELKSYIRMNNEFLTSLEPLKVGEAPLIVKMMAESAEIAGVGPMAAVAGTISQLTLNFLLNQDAKYVIVDNGGDIALKTNKDAIMGLYAGESSLSGRIGFKIKSHKTPMGICTSSGTVGHSISFGMADSVTVFASSASVADALATSIANHARGNMEVELVENCLGKAEEFREHLRGVLVVVGESAGTLGKIPDLVETNKKVVLGDLFDVY
- a CDS encoding eukaryotic/archaeal initiation factor 1A (PFAM: Translation initiation factor 1A / IF-1~TIGRFAM: eukaryotic/archaeal initiation factor 1A); amino-acid sequence: MSRGNSRGQQTQGVRRVRSPRRGEIPGVVEQIMGHGKLKVRCADGKIRLCRIPGKMKKRIWIREGDVVLIKPWAFQSDEKADVIWRYTRTESNYLERRGFLKL
- a CDS encoding PMT family glycosyltransferase, 4-amino-4-deoxy-L-arabinose transferase (PFAM: Protein of unknown function (DUF2723)), yielding MKEQIKSLISKDKFRGDIAISLLLVLLIIITRLPFTSKFLYEWDSVNFALALDKYDILLHQPQPPGYILFVGLGKVLNQIFHDANTTLVFISILFSALTVILVYFIGKQLFSRKIAITGGILLIFSPIFWFYGEIATIYPSEAFLAILIAYTSYQAFKGRTIFFYISSLVLGLAGGFRQDLILFMSPLWFFCLFYPERNYKRMIKRMITAFGVLVASILIWLVPSIILAGGLESYLSAGGHFSASFKTSSVLFGAPLSNHLLIDGMLASWLMIGMGFIGGLLILVYIILKRKTILNRKIIKNPKFIFMSLWILPSFLFLVFIPLSKPGYTLTFLPAVTLILGYVIITFSRDISLKLNISSKSVCSTILIIYILLNSFYFLYPYNLNEESTWETQISNMNSTEKIILGVDMFFMYNNEKIIINDRNMDWHLEIIGNLSNFNPNNTQIIIRDIIREDQGFSWRKAMYQLPEYDVYYLFDSENSQLKSNKLNNQVSYSYGRNHTSTSSESSELEIPIKSSTENIVWIMDDRSQFFKELQSQIEIKTIQLPNGLNVYYSDVKDKKIDLKVGGFIFKTTNSPN
- a CDS encoding KH domain protein (PFAM: KH domain~TIGRFAM: arCOG04150 universal archaeal KH domain protein); translated protein: MPNTEYLKIPKERVGVLIGPHGKTKEIIEKTTETSIDVDSEAGSIAISPQEDAEDPLAVWKARYMVKAIGRGFNPEIALKLIDDDVMLEIINLPDYVGKSKKAVLRQKGRIIGKDGKTRDIITEMTGTYVSIYGKTVSIIGEMEHLQIAKEAVEMILDGARHKTVYSFLERKKQEMKLREIKMGPSYILKD
- a CDS encoding serine/threonine protein kinase involved in cell cycle control (PFAM: RIO1 family); protein product: MESQVTKSDISLQKMREVKRLKSVEDRRVGSEVFDRITLKTLYKLANQGYIHLLNGAISTGKEANVFKGADEDGKIVAVKIYRVTTSDFKKMQYYIQGDPRFNVRSNSKRQLINNWVLKEFKNLNRACEAGVRVPKPIIAKNNVLVMEFIGDDDGSPARLMRQSKISNPKYVSDKIIDYVKKLYNDAELVHGDLSGFNILMQEDEPVIIDLSQGLVVDHPLSEELLNRDIENLSKDFKKMGIEISHDEIKRKIMDL
- a CDS encoding DNA topoisomerase VI, subunit A (PFAM: Type IIB DNA topoisomerase), with product MNKKDIAVNKLKSLGDIILEDVHQNNVPAIKVPSRGTSNIVYDTEKRYYVLGDRYGKRSLGNVKQITKIGQMVYVANFCKDLVRRGKTATLREMYYVSEGWDVDFGDQQESNIVGEDLEVTLGMTREDLGLMPEEDGASVYGNITLQDDDVEINALRAGKSGYTISPTIDDIKFLDHDVKRVIAVETMGMFHRLVQENAYKKFDTLIVGLKGQAARATRRFLKRVNEELNLPVYICNDGDPWGFHIAMVIISGSAKLAHVNHQLATPDAKFLGVTASDIINYDLPTDPLKDIDVLRLKELSKDPRYKDEAWQMEIKKMIKIGKKAEQQSFSKYGLEYVVDTYLPEKLESME
- a CDS encoding putative metal-dependent phosphoesterase, PHP family (PFAM: PHP domain), producing MKYDLHTHTKYSSDGVLEPEKIVKAAKKRGLSGIAITDHNTIKGYLKAKKYENQNFKIICGSEISTERGEVIGLFLSSQIRSRTFHEVVEEIKEQDGIVILPHPFDDVRKTGIYPKKEDIKLIDCLEAFNSRCLRQKYNDKATQFARENGLSVAAGSDAHFASEVGKAGIITRKDNIRDVLIKGDLNVFGEKTSIVNLVLTKMVKTWRTSSW
- a CDS encoding molybdenum cofactor synthesis protein (PFAM: Probable molybdopterin binding domain; MoeA N-terminal region (domain I and II); MoeA C-terminal region (domain IV)~TIGRFAM: molybdenum cofactor synthesis domain) produces the protein MGKEFLNLMDPDDVKKIIDSLNIERKIEKVNLGDAYQRVLAEDVYAAIDLPPFDRASMDGYAVRAQDTFGALEDNPITLNLIEKIRAGDVPSQKVEKGTCSEVGTGAPMPEGSDAVVMVEVTDIKENKVQLLEAVTPGTNRALRGSDIEKGNFLLSQGTLLTADKIGALSAIGLEKITVFAKPTVAVISTGNELIKPDEELQHGKLYDINSQSIANAVKSCGCIPLASTIAKDDYSSIKNKIDQYKHADVIITSGGTSAGAGDVLRQVVDDMGEVLVHGISVKPGKPTLIGTLPDGDVDIILFGLPGYPVSALMIFLGFVAPFLRGVAGVKKFMEKKDGSLLKLSRRYHSARGRSHFVLVKIEGGIAHPILKDSGAITALAEADGYFEVPKNVEIIEKDEEIKVIPLSGL
- a CDS encoding glyceraldehyde-3-phosphate dehydrogenase, type II (PFAM: Glyceraldehyde 3-phosphate dehydrogenase, C-terminal domain; Glyceraldehyde 3-phosphate dehydrogenase, NAD binding domain~TIGRFAM: glyceraldehyde-3-phosphate dehydrogenase, type II) gives rise to the protein MKNVGINGYGTIGKRVADAVACQDDMQIVGVTKRTPNFEAQMAVEKGFPLYISAPDREDLFTDAGIKVTGTIDDLYDKVDVMVDCTPGGIGAKNKEVYAEKGVKGIFQGGEKHEQIGKSFNSFANYQDNWGRDYVRVVSCNTTGLCRTLKPIDDLCGIKKVRAVMVRRGADPGQVKSGPINAIVPNPPTVPSHHGPDVQTVMYDLDITTMALLVPTTLMHQHNLMVELENTPSLDDVIDTLEATPRVLLVEAGKGLGSTAEIMECARDLGRPRSDLNEIAVWKESLNIKDGELFYMQAIHQESDVVPENVDCIRAMLEMEEDPTKSIEKTNKNMGIM